The following proteins are co-located in the Labrys monachus genome:
- a CDS encoding chemotaxis protein CheX produces the protein MSLPDIQILSELELDAFTELVNIGVSKSANSLREMIGEQVLLSVPRLSLVSRGRAIEMLGETEASNLVAVHQVFEGDITGRVILIFPETKSLELVRAVAGGDLPLEDIIELEHEALAETGNIILNGCLSTMANLLQRSLRMSLPEILRGKGPEFFSMDPPPDAGDVVMFLFINFAVRQRDIRGYIVMLMDLPSLAALKGLLAEFIERTTGVKATAPDETA, from the coding sequence GTGAGCCTCCCCGACATCCAGATCCTGAGCGAGCTCGAACTCGATGCCTTCACCGAACTGGTGAACATCGGCGTGAGCAAGTCGGCGAACAGCCTGCGCGAAATGATCGGCGAGCAGGTGCTGCTGTCGGTGCCCCGTCTCAGCCTGGTGAGTCGGGGACGGGCGATCGAGATGCTCGGCGAGACCGAGGCGAGCAATCTGGTCGCGGTCCATCAGGTCTTCGAAGGCGACATCACCGGCCGGGTCATCCTGATCTTTCCCGAGACCAAGAGCCTGGAACTCGTCAGGGCGGTCGCGGGCGGCGACCTGCCTCTCGAGGACATCATCGAGCTCGAGCACGAGGCTTTGGCGGAAACCGGCAACATCATCCTCAATGGCTGCCTTTCCACCATGGCCAACCTGCTGCAGCGCAGCCTGAGGATGTCGCTGCCGGAGATCCTCAGGGGCAAGGGTCCCGAATTCTTCTCGATGGATCCGCCGCCGGATGCCGGTGACGTCGTGATGTTCCTCTTCATCAATTTTGCCGTCAGGCAGCGCGACATCCGCGGCTATATCGTCATGCTGATGGATCTGCCTTCGCTGGCGGCGTTGAAGGGATTGCTCGCCGAATTCATCGAACGGACGACAGGCGTGAAGGCGACGGCTCCCGATGAAACAGCCTGA
- a CDS encoding response regulator transcription factor, translating into MAGNPNDPRETECRCAKSMVRKVLIVDDSKLARMAIVKVLGSLYPEWTRLEAAEAEAALEIAGQTAIDITLLDFNMPGRDGLSLASDLLKLYPGMPVAVISANHQDEVVRRAGSIGAAFLSKPLTEKALAAFLAEAVQQLGRDAR; encoded by the coding sequence ATGGCCGGAAATCCGAACGATCCGAGAGAGACTGAATGCAGGTGTGCGAAGTCTATGGTCCGTAAAGTCCTTATCGTCGACGACAGCAAGCTCGCGCGCATGGCGATCGTCAAGGTCCTCGGCAGCCTGTATCCGGAGTGGACCAGGCTGGAGGCGGCCGAAGCCGAAGCCGCCCTCGAAATCGCCGGGCAGACGGCCATCGACATCACGCTCCTCGATTTCAACATGCCCGGTCGCGACGGCCTCAGCCTCGCTTCCGATCTGTTGAAACTGTATCCGGGCATGCCGGTCGCCGTGATCTCGGCCAATCACCAGGACGAGGTCGTGCGCCGCGCTGGGTCGATCGGCGCTGCCTTCCTCTCCAAGCCGCTGACCGAAAAGGCCTTGGCCGCGTTCCTGGCCGAGGCGGTGCAACAGCTGGGCAGGGATGCGCGGTGA
- a CDS encoding chemotaxis protein CheA, whose protein sequence is MNEFIEQFLIESRELVEQATNDLLSLEADPQDRASVDRLFRALHTLKGAAGIVDFDAMAALMHATEDALSEARSGRRAISPALVTQGLASLDQVSTWLDTMQATGVVPADAGRAAEAVAASFEPAPASAAEDASEGWASALRRRHGAQAGTARVAIRYRPASDCFFHGEDPLELFSACPGLLAVDLVPLGTVPAADALNPYDCLFGVLALSGAPLAEVEAWLAPLGPRAEAVPLAGEAPDLPAEARDMIEAQIRLLGEAGARPSPGRAASAARSAANILRSLGRAADGEAVDRVLADTGELALPAALAAALRRLLGTDGPGAPAADGPGPDPAAAAPGAVRVEFDRIEALIKLASQLTVVKNALGHSTERAAETTMSDLLPRLKEQHAALDRLVRELQRAVLDIRVFPFRHVFQRFPRLVREMATSVGKSARLVVAGETTEADRAIVEGLFEPLLHVLRNAVDHGVETAVIRAAAGKPPTALIHLRAMRSTDRILVEVEDDGSGIDVERVRRAAVERGIVDGRSAEGMAREALVDLIFAPGFSTAPRATALSGRGVGMDVVRAAVERMNGRVGVESADGKGTLIRFDLPFTVMLMRVITVEAGGQAFGIPVEAVVETVSMPRSRISAIGRARAFVHRDRTIPLVWMSEMLGERAAAREEGEARIVILSAGGESGGLEVDRFGTKMDVMLNPLEGVLAGAPGISGTTLLGDGRVLIVLDPLELIR, encoded by the coding sequence GTGAACGAGTTCATCGAGCAATTCCTGATCGAGAGCCGGGAACTGGTCGAGCAGGCGACCAACGATCTCCTGTCCCTGGAGGCCGATCCGCAGGACAGGGCTTCGGTCGACCGGCTCTTTCGCGCCCTCCACACGCTCAAGGGCGCCGCCGGTATCGTCGATTTCGACGCGATGGCGGCGTTGATGCATGCCACGGAGGACGCGCTCTCCGAGGCGCGCTCGGGGCGCCGCGCCATCAGCCCGGCGCTTGTGACGCAGGGCCTCGCCAGTCTCGATCAGGTCAGCACCTGGCTGGACACCATGCAGGCCACCGGCGTTGTTCCCGCCGATGCCGGCAGGGCGGCCGAGGCGGTGGCGGCGTCTTTCGAGCCCGCGCCGGCCTCGGCGGCCGAGGACGCTTCCGAAGGCTGGGCGAGCGCGCTGCGCAGGCGCCACGGCGCGCAGGCCGGGACGGCGCGCGTGGCGATCCGCTACAGGCCCGCATCCGACTGCTTCTTCCACGGCGAGGATCCGCTCGAGCTTTTTTCGGCCTGCCCCGGCCTCCTCGCCGTCGATCTCGTGCCGCTCGGCACCGTGCCGGCGGCGGACGCGCTCAATCCCTATGACTGCCTGTTCGGCGTCCTCGCTTTGTCGGGCGCACCGCTCGCGGAGGTCGAGGCATGGCTGGCGCCTCTGGGTCCCCGGGCCGAGGCGGTGCCGCTCGCCGGGGAGGCTCCGGACCTGCCGGCGGAAGCCCGCGACATGATCGAGGCGCAGATCCGGCTTCTCGGGGAGGCGGGTGCGCGGCCTTCGCCGGGGCGGGCGGCCTCGGCGGCGCGGTCGGCGGCCAATATCCTGCGCTCGCTCGGCCGGGCGGCGGACGGGGAAGCCGTCGATCGCGTCCTGGCGGATACGGGTGAGCTCGCCCTGCCGGCGGCGCTCGCCGCAGCCCTCCGGCGTCTCCTCGGCACGGACGGGCCGGGCGCGCCGGCAGCGGACGGCCCCGGGCCGGACCCCGCCGCGGCGGCACCGGGCGCCGTCCGCGTGGAGTTCGACCGCATCGAAGCCCTGATCAAGCTCGCCTCGCAGCTGACCGTGGTGAAGAATGCGCTCGGGCACTCCACGGAACGGGCGGCCGAGACGACGATGAGCGACCTGCTCCCGCGCCTCAAGGAGCAGCATGCCGCGCTCGACCGCCTCGTCAGGGAATTGCAGCGCGCCGTGCTGGACATCAGGGTCTTCCCCTTCCGGCATGTCTTCCAGCGCTTTCCCCGCCTGGTGCGGGAGATGGCGACCAGCGTCGGCAAATCGGCGCGCCTCGTCGTCGCGGGCGAGACGACGGAAGCGGACAGGGCCATCGTCGAGGGCCTGTTCGAGCCGCTCCTGCACGTGCTGCGCAACGCGGTGGACCATGGCGTCGAGACCGCGGTCATCCGTGCCGCCGCGGGCAAGCCGCCGACGGCGCTCATCCATCTGCGCGCCATGCGGAGCACCGACCGCATCCTCGTCGAGGTGGAGGACGACGGCAGCGGCATCGACGTCGAAAGGGTGCGGCGGGCCGCGGTCGAACGCGGCATCGTCGACGGACGATCTGCCGAAGGCATGGCGCGGGAAGCCCTGGTCGATCTCATTTTTGCGCCGGGCTTTTCCACCGCGCCGCGGGCGACGGCGCTGTCCGGGCGCGGCGTCGGCATGGATGTGGTCCGTGCGGCCGTGGAGCGCATGAACGGGCGCGTCGGGGTGGAGAGCGCGGACGGGAAGGGAACGCTCATCCGCTTCGACCTTCCCTTCACGGTGATGCTGATGCGGGTCATCACCGTGGAAGCGGGCGGGCAGGCCTTCGGCATTCCGGTCGAGGCGGTGGTCGAGACCGTCAGCATGCCGCGCTCCCGCATTTCCGCCATCGGCCGGGCGCGGGCCTTCGTTCACCGCGACCGGACCATCCCGCTCGTGTGGATGAGCGAGATGCTGGGAGAGCGGGCGGCGGCCCGGGAGGAGGGCGAGGCCCGCATCGTGATCCTCTCCGCCGGCGGCGAGTCGGGCGGGCTCGAAGTCGACCGGTTCGGAACGAAGATGGACGTCATGCTCAACCCTCTCGAAGGCGTGCTGGCCGGGGCGCCGGGCATTTCCGGCACCACGCTCTTGGGCGATGGACGCGTCCTCATCGTGCTCGACCCTCTGGAGCTGATCCGATGA
- a CDS encoding response regulator, translated as MTPDGKARILVVDDASLVRLYYRDILEKAGFAVDEALNGIEALERLLLDPADLVIVDVNMPRMDGLSFLRALRERDLPLASTPALVTSTEAAPQDAAAASAAGANFYLVKPVTPEVLARHAALLCGVAT; from the coding sequence ATGACCCCGGACGGCAAGGCGCGCATCCTCGTCGTCGACGACGCCAGCCTGGTCCGCCTCTATTATCGCGACATCCTGGAGAAGGCTGGCTTTGCGGTCGACGAGGCGCTCAACGGCATCGAGGCCCTGGAGAGGCTTCTCCTCGATCCCGCCGATCTCGTCATCGTCGACGTCAACATGCCGCGGATGGACGGGCTGAGCTTCCTGCGCGCTTTGCGCGAGCGGGACCTGCCCCTCGCCTCCACGCCCGCCTTGGTGACGAGCACGGAAGCGGCGCCGCAGGACGCGGCGGCGGCCAGCGCCGCCGGGGCCAATTTCTACCTGGTCAAGCCCGTCACTCCCGAGGTCCTGGCGCGCCATGCGGCCCTGCTCTGCGGTGTGGCGACGTGA
- a CDS encoding CheR family methyltransferase yields MSDEARAQVVTEEEFGRLSDFLYRRTGLVFGAAKHYFVARRLAERMAATRTGTFAGYYALLRRNADDEIEHLINAFTINETYFYREDHQLRCLTGDLLAERVAGRPAGGGIRIWSVPCATGEEPYSLAMWLLENWPPVDRYEVEIVGSDIDTAALDAAEQGYFGKRALMRLSDGLVEKYFVDRGNDSWRIREELRESVHFSRVNLMDAGETAAQGRFDVIFCRNVLIYFDDMSRRLAAENLYECLLPGGFICLGHAESMSRISPLFEVCRYADAIVYRRPWEDRR; encoded by the coding sequence TTGAGCGACGAGGCGCGGGCGCAGGTCGTCACCGAGGAGGAGTTTGGTCGCCTGTCGGATTTCCTCTACCGCCGTACCGGGCTGGTCTTCGGGGCGGCCAAGCATTATTTCGTCGCGCGCAGGCTCGCCGAGAGGATGGCCGCGACGCGAACCGGAACGTTTGCCGGCTATTATGCGTTGCTGCGCCGCAATGCGGACGACGAAATCGAGCATCTGATCAACGCCTTCACCATCAACGAGACCTATTTCTATCGCGAGGATCATCAGCTTCGCTGCCTGACCGGAGACCTCCTGGCGGAGCGTGTCGCCGGCCGCCCGGCGGGCGGCGGCATCAGGATCTGGTCGGTGCCGTGCGCCACCGGGGAGGAGCCCTATTCGCTGGCGATGTGGCTGCTGGAGAACTGGCCGCCCGTCGATCGCTACGAAGTCGAGATCGTCGGCTCCGATATCGACACCGCAGCGCTCGACGCCGCCGAACAGGGCTATTTCGGCAAGCGCGCCCTCATGCGGCTTTCGGACGGGCTGGTGGAGAAATATTTCGTCGACAGGGGGAACGACAGCTGGCGCATCAGGGAGGAATTGCGCGAATCCGTGCATTTTTCGCGGGTGAACCTGATGGACGCGGGCGAAACCGCGGCGCAAGGTCGGTTCGACGTGATCTTCTGCCGGAACGTGCTGATCTACTTCGACGACATGTCGCGGCGCTTGGCGGCGGAAAATCTCTACGAATGCCTTTTGCCGGGCGGTTTCATTTGTCTGGGGCATGCGGAATCCATGAGTCGCATATCGCCGCTTTTCGAGGTCTGCCGCTATGCGGACGCCATCGTCTATCGACGCCCATGGGAGGACCGGCGATGA
- a CDS encoding HEAT repeat domain-containing protein, with protein sequence MPLVRKHAPVRTDAEAGDRSPVPHAGAADLRVRLVEGTPEERYAAARLLAAMPEGADILGQALALEPDARVREAIFAGLARSSDAGAVDVLLRQLHSDDAGLRGGALDALRAMPGRLRPYLEALLSDGDSDVRLLACDLLREQPDDVAAALLPPLLDAETHANVCAAAVDVLAEVGDARSLPALQRCAARFPREAFLQFAIRVAVGRIGGPP encoded by the coding sequence ATGCCGCTCGTTCGAAAACATGCGCCGGTCCGGACGGACGCCGAGGCCGGGGACCGTTCGCCGGTCCCGCACGCCGGCGCTGCGGACCTGCGCGTCCGACTCGTCGAAGGCACCCCCGAGGAGCGCTATGCGGCGGCGCGCCTGCTGGCGGCGATGCCCGAAGGCGCCGACATCCTCGGCCAGGCGCTGGCGCTGGAACCCGATGCGCGGGTGCGGGAGGCGATCTTCGCAGGTCTGGCACGCTCGAGCGATGCAGGGGCGGTGGACGTGCTGCTGCGCCAGCTGCATTCGGACGACGCCGGCCTGCGCGGCGGGGCGCTCGATGCCCTCCGCGCGATGCCGGGACGTTTGAGGCCTTATCTCGAGGCCCTCCTCTCCGATGGCGATTCCGACGTCAGGCTCCTCGCCTGCGATCTCCTGCGCGAGCAGCCGGACGACGTGGCGGCGGCCCTGCTGCCGCCGCTCCTCGATGCCGAGACCCATGCCAATGTCTGCGCGGCGGCGGTGGACGTCCTCGCCGAGGTCGGCGATGCCCGGTCCCTTCCCGCGCTGCAGCGCTGCGCGGCACGCTTTCCCCGCGAGGCCTTTCTCCAATTTGCCATCCGTGTGGCCGTCGGACGGATCGGCGGCCCGCCTTGA
- the cheB gene encoding chemotaxis-specific protein-glutamate methyltransferase CheB, which translates to MIKVLVVDDSALVRKLLGQAFAGEGDFEVAFARDGVAALAELARFNPDVVTLDVNMPLMDGLACLDRIMIERPCPVVMVSSATGEGAEATLEALRLGAVDFVAKPDGAMSLQIEAWIPTLLRTVRTAAGAKPRLSRRLRERVRHRMRGSAPAGLAPPAAPRLAAEAAPIEGLAHGLVLVGASTGGPPALETLLRALPSSFPWPILVAQHMPVAFTGPFAKRLDGLCALSVAEVGAPVRLRPGAVHIGRGNADLVVTRRSGELFAMAAPAQPGYPWHPSVDRLVRSAMEQAPASRLVGLLLTGMGTDGADAMAAMRHAGGRTIAEAEETAVVWGMPGSLARLGGADRILPLPRIADCLIRWTAKMD; encoded by the coding sequence TTGATTAAGGTCCTGGTCGTCGACGATTCCGCGCTGGTGCGCAAATTGCTCGGGCAGGCCTTCGCCGGCGAAGGGGATTTCGAGGTTGCCTTCGCCCGCGACGGCGTCGCGGCGCTCGCCGAACTCGCCCGCTTCAACCCCGACGTGGTCACGCTCGACGTCAACATGCCGCTCATGGACGGCCTGGCCTGCCTCGACCGCATCATGATCGAGCGTCCATGCCCGGTGGTCATGGTCTCTTCCGCGACGGGAGAGGGCGCCGAGGCGACGCTGGAAGCCTTGCGGCTCGGCGCCGTCGATTTCGTGGCCAAGCCGGACGGCGCGATGTCCCTGCAGATCGAGGCGTGGATCCCCACGCTCCTGCGGACGGTGAGGACCGCAGCGGGCGCCAAGCCCCGCCTCAGCCGGCGGCTGCGGGAGCGGGTGCGCCATCGCATGCGCGGGTCCGCTCCGGCGGGCCTCGCCCCGCCGGCGGCGCCCAGGCTCGCTGCCGAGGCCGCTCCGATCGAGGGGCTGGCTCATGGCCTGGTCCTGGTGGGGGCGTCGACCGGCGGCCCTCCCGCGCTGGAGACGCTGCTCCGGGCCCTGCCTTCCAGCTTTCCCTGGCCGATCCTCGTGGCGCAGCATATGCCGGTGGCCTTCACCGGCCCCTTCGCCAAGCGCCTCGACGGGCTGTGCGCCTTGTCCGTCGCCGAAGTGGGAGCGCCCGTGCGGTTGCGGCCCGGCGCCGTCCATATCGGCCGGGGCAATGCGGACCTCGTGGTGACGCGCCGGTCCGGCGAGCTCTTCGCGATGGCGGCGCCGGCCCAGCCCGGCTATCCCTGGCATCCGAGCGTCGATCGCCTCGTGCGCAGCGCTATGGAGCAGGCGCCGGCCTCCCGCCTGGTCGGCCTGCTCCTGACCGGCATGGGCACGGATGGCGCCGACGCGATGGCCGCGATGCGGCATGCCGGCGGACGGACGATCGCCGAAGCGGAGGAGACGGCGGTGGTCTGGGGCATGCCGGGGAGCCTGGCCCGCCTCGGCGGGGCAGACCGTATCCTGCCTTTGCCGCGGATCGCCGATTGCCTTATAAGATGGACGGCGAAGATGGATTGA
- a CDS encoding chemotaxis protein CheW: MAEPAALAEGEGEPRRFLTFRSERRLYALPAEDVLEVMQTPDVARVPRAPPFLLGIANLRGMATPLASLSGLLGRQVPPPASSSRAIVLNIGQRVAIVVDGLSALVSIEPDQLESAGAAWAGERGEAVSGAFRWSGHADIVRILDIRALLAAAFVRRAAAERPRGRLHAELPAALAPDAPSWTRYVVFETGGQEYALDVAAVREIVPAPEVLAAMPESEDVVMGLTAYRGGILPLLSMAGLLGFRSAARPDAGSRILVVGIRGTLAGLAVDKARAILDADPTLVEPLPAMLAARSGGETRIKAVYRDEAGTRLVSIVAVDTLFREDIMQRLSAPGRPAAQGETGGSEASPGQSTILVFRLGDEEYGLPISCIEEVAPVPTRISRLPRAPDFLDGVTSHRGEVLPVIDQRRRFDMPAGASLPSRRLVVLRSGGHRAGLIVDGVSEVLRTSEGAIQPPPELTGEATRYVEGVVDTGERGRLVLLLNPAELLSVSERSELDSFTTSHPAPLP; encoded by the coding sequence ATGGCTGAGCCGGCGGCACTCGCCGAGGGTGAGGGGGAACCCCGGCGCTTCCTGACGTTCCGGAGCGAGCGCCGGCTCTATGCGCTGCCGGCCGAGGACGTGCTGGAAGTGATGCAGACGCCGGATGTCGCCCGCGTCCCCCGCGCACCCCCGTTCCTGCTCGGCATCGCTAATCTGCGCGGCATGGCGACCCCGCTGGCGAGCCTGAGCGGGCTGCTCGGCCGCCAGGTGCCGCCGCCCGCCTCTTCGTCGCGCGCGATCGTGCTGAACATCGGGCAACGGGTGGCGATCGTCGTCGACGGCCTGAGCGCGCTCGTCAGCATCGAACCGGACCAGCTCGAGAGCGCCGGCGCCGCGTGGGCGGGCGAGCGCGGCGAGGCCGTGAGCGGGGCCTTCCGCTGGAGCGGTCACGCCGATATCGTCAGGATCCTCGACATACGGGCATTGCTGGCCGCCGCTTTCGTGCGGCGGGCGGCCGCCGAGCGCCCGCGCGGCCGGCTTCATGCCGAACTCCCGGCCGCCCTCGCACCCGATGCCCCGTCCTGGACGCGCTATGTCGTCTTCGAGACGGGCGGGCAGGAATATGCGCTCGACGTCGCCGCCGTCCGCGAGATCGTTCCGGCGCCGGAAGTCCTGGCGGCCATGCCGGAGAGCGAGGACGTCGTCATGGGGCTGACGGCCTATCGGGGCGGTATCCTGCCCCTGCTGTCCATGGCGGGGCTGCTGGGATTTCGATCCGCGGCGCGGCCGGACGCCGGTTCCCGCATCCTGGTCGTCGGCATCAGGGGCACGCTGGCCGGCCTGGCGGTGGACAAAGCGCGCGCGATCCTCGACGCCGATCCGACTCTCGTCGAGCCGCTTCCCGCCATGCTCGCGGCGCGCTCGGGAGGCGAAACGCGCATCAAGGCGGTGTATCGGGACGAGGCCGGCACCAGGCTGGTGTCGATCGTCGCGGTCGACACGCTTTTCCGGGAGGACATCATGCAGCGTCTGTCCGCGCCGGGGCGCCCGGCGGCGCAGGGGGAGACCGGCGGCAGCGAGGCCTCGCCGGGGCAGAGCACGATTCTGGTGTTCCGGCTCGGGGACGAGGAATACGGCCTGCCCATCTCGTGCATCGAGGAAGTGGCGCCGGTTCCGACCCGGATCTCGCGGCTGCCGCGGGCGCCCGACTTCCTGGATGGGGTGACGAGCCATCGCGGCGAAGTGCTCCCCGTGATCGATCAGCGCCGGCGGTTCGACATGCCGGCCGGCGCATCGCTGCCGTCGCGCCGTCTCGTCGTCCTGCGCAGCGGCGGCCATCGCGCCGGCCTGATCGTGGACGGCGTGTCCGAAGTGCTCCGCACCAGCGAGGGGGCGATCCAGCCGCCCCCCGAGCTGACGGGCGAAGCGACGCGCTATGTCGAGGGCGTCGTCGATACGGGTGAACGGGGCCGTCTCGTGCTGCTGCTCAATCCGGCTGAATTGCTGAGCGTGAGCGAACGCAGCGAGCTCGACTCCTTCACCACCTCCCATCCCGCGCCGTTGCCTTGA
- a CDS encoding methyl-accepting chemotaxis protein translates to MTLIKTSRIGPAAGRHDMPAGRRNVRKPQGAAVAGNAKISERLAAATQELASGLSEASAAAEELFSSIAQIAAGAAEASAASQQQLSSLKAVTGHFTAAKSQAQSFRSLTTSLERTLIETSAQTMTSVRAIERNAERQIASVEVIAELERRTQDVRDVTQIVGRISDQTNLLALNAAIEAARAGDHGRGFAVVADEVRALAETSEKGATEVQALADAIQSEVRSVAEAVKAAAEAAKAEARTGRIVGETLEAIGREMIQLSEGSETTLLAALEAERGVEEARRGAEQVASAAEEQSAAAGEAQTATGQQVQSVEQGKVAAEALSALAEVLRDRADDSQAEQIAAMAEELSAAIQELSGTASQISTAVDQISRGAQQQAAATHQTSSALVQIENGAKVALANAGRADERATAIVLSLSDCRSSVQRLIEAVLSITSATQDNLARIRRIETTGRRIEKNIDAIALLGVQTTMLAVSGSVEAARSGQAGRGFALVSNDIRALAREASESIDRVKDTVRGILDQINSLRRELEQVVAASEGELQNNRATVVALEKVDREVAALREANRAILEGGATIREVVEEAAAGARQIAAAAEEAGSSARQAAAATAQQAQGAEDLAAAIEDIAALADALRGEGAAQAGPDEPGPAVADNG, encoded by the coding sequence ATGACGCTGATCAAGACATCGAGGATCGGTCCTGCCGCCGGCCGGCACGATATGCCTGCCGGCCGCCGCAATGTCCGCAAGCCGCAGGGCGCCGCCGTCGCGGGCAATGCGAAGATATCCGAACGCCTCGCCGCCGCCACCCAGGAACTCGCCAGCGGGCTGTCCGAGGCGTCGGCTGCGGCCGAGGAGCTGTTCAGCTCGATCGCGCAGATCGCCGCTGGCGCGGCGGAGGCCTCCGCCGCCTCCCAGCAGCAGCTTTCGTCGCTCAAGGCGGTGACCGGCCATTTCACGGCCGCCAAATCGCAGGCCCAGTCCTTCCGCAGCCTCACCACCTCGCTCGAGCGGACGCTGATCGAGACCTCGGCGCAGACCATGACCTCGGTCCGCGCCATCGAGCGCAACGCGGAGCGCCAGATCGCCTCGGTCGAGGTGATCGCCGAGCTGGAGCGCCGCACCCAGGACGTGCGCGACGTCACCCAGATCGTCGGACGCATCTCCGACCAGACCAACCTGCTGGCGCTGAACGCGGCGATCGAGGCCGCGCGGGCCGGCGATCACGGCCGCGGCTTTGCCGTCGTGGCCGACGAGGTGCGGGCGCTGGCCGAAACGTCGGAGAAGGGGGCGACGGAGGTCCAGGCGCTGGCCGACGCCATCCAGTCGGAGGTGCGGTCGGTTGCCGAGGCGGTGAAGGCGGCCGCGGAAGCGGCGAAGGCCGAAGCCAGGACCGGCCGCATCGTCGGCGAGACGCTGGAGGCGATCGGCAGGGAGATGATCCAGCTGTCGGAAGGCAGCGAGACGACGCTGCTCGCCGCGCTCGAGGCGGAACGGGGAGTGGAAGAGGCGCGGCGAGGCGCCGAACAGGTGGCGAGCGCGGCCGAGGAACAGTCGGCGGCTGCGGGCGAGGCGCAGACGGCCACCGGGCAGCAGGTGCAGTCGGTCGAGCAGGGCAAGGTCGCCGCCGAGGCCCTCTCCGCCCTGGCGGAGGTCCTTCGCGACCGGGCGGACGACAGCCAGGCCGAGCAGATCGCCGCCATGGCCGAGGAATTGTCGGCCGCCATCCAGGAATTGAGCGGCACGGCGAGCCAGATTTCGACCGCGGTCGATCAGATCAGCCGGGGCGCGCAGCAGCAGGCCGCGGCGACGCACCAGACCTCGTCCGCGCTCGTCCAGATCGAGAACGGCGCCAAGGTCGCCCTGGCCAATGCCGGCCGCGCCGATGAGAGGGCGACGGCGATCGTGCTTTCCCTTTCGGATTGCCGTTCGTCCGTGCAGCGGCTGATCGAGGCGGTGCTTTCGATCACAAGCGCCACCCAGGACAATCTGGCGAGGATCCGGCGCATCGAGACAACCGGCCGCAGGATCGAGAAGAACATCGATGCGATCGCCCTGCTCGGCGTGCAGACGACCATGCTCGCCGTCAGCGGTTCGGTGGAGGCCGCGCGGTCGGGTCAGGCCGGCCGCGGCTTCGCGCTGGTCTCCAACGACATCCGCGCGCTTGCCAGGGAGGCCTCGGAGAGCATCGACCGCGTCAAGGACACCGTCCGCGGCATCCTCGACCAGATCAATTCGTTGCGCCGCGAACTGGAACAGGTCGTCGCCGCCTCGGAGGGCGAGCTCCAGAACAATCGCGCCACCGTCGTCGCCCTCGAAAAGGTCGACCGCGAGGTCGCCGCCCTGAGGGAGGCCAACCGCGCCATCCTGGAGGGCGGCGCGACCATCCGCGAGGTCGTCGAGGAGGCGGCTGCCGGTGCGCGCCAGATCGCGGCGGCGGCGGAGGAGGCCGGGTCGTCGGCACGCCAGGCCGCCGCGGCGACGGCGCAGCAGGCACAGGGCGCGGAGGATCTCGCCGCGGCGATCGAGGACATCGCCGCCCTGGCCGATGCGCTCAGGGGAGAGGGCGCGGCACAAGCGGGCCCCGACGAGCCGGGGCCGGCGGTGGCGGACAATGGCTGA